A region of Trichoplusia ni isolate ovarian cell line Hi5 chromosome 21, tn1, whole genome shotgun sequence DNA encodes the following proteins:
- the LOC113504329 gene encoding uncharacterized protein LOC113504329 produces the protein MGKKKKNSGKKRGNRFFRWIRSDLPDEEDKKSPVLLLGVNKISDSPSFIRRRSIEPHTSGSIRFFRPLKSKYTRGLQDDERLEKIRQDLLVHKSKPDTYIPKEHEVSLEPEERCSKLNCVGNCICDRKKSSTRGSFSFQRPEPGTTHYEPEPKDFSENDIEFKYTEHIPHSQPSSSKQSYNVTPKSTERRHFLLANLNERFRKTLSLDSRKIETNRQPLSLPKEQRPKSLVNTSNICVQYKTGESFAPANFSKATQPKKKRKSFFSLDTFFDSKKSDTSSIDDYCSSKYKRFELESDDSPLFKRDNNEVKTPDLLNLPVIIDSVRKKQSDTRRQLEKLENHYYKNIHKQTVIDAVPKDATNIQSTSGQTNHLFFDEDVEYIEPILSTFTSQSTLILDKNASESPNNLKPDSILTINTDETDIRLPSSTVSPKSNIDDFDSIGAYEIEVKESDLAKVAKDLTVKVMDKSVDSIGSCSLDVDASTDFSDTTSGSLNLLTPSSTTSRIRDFTSRLQERAASNLQPNYLSSPTPVATPVRTPEDTTPTPRKPYENLLKPPPKLHVDSSSHRSRGHHKKRDEIPHKKPSYLNLACSVNGYTNLTTYDSKLRQDINKSREASPIRPITHTYQYRSENNSLLVPVPVSANKLLVPTFGPHDTRADLTQKAPTKAHTDPYLATSPFNVYMAAENKQLKNDFLGNMTTTSRPYISSESKNFATSMLHKTDEVDNAKEITFKSSYSETNFRKTVSSNGKESRFSSESYTISSNGVSKRVEITKENGEKLTSPMKSFIQQRVERLYGPGALAQGFFNQKRHKLKSSSEDDEPKVLTEKSLNTPERLPRKVEEVENVCLSPNGDMDTSVSLPVLRHLRPEFRAQLPILSPKKCMKDLSPQKIEDIPKVEKTDVKESDVSAVSVTNGVSVIKIDSAVGADEPVVCSVNGVKDQVKDAHYFLDLEKKETERLLALAATAEKELEDLQNREDISEEVLGFLRSASGKARLLATQKMQQFEGLCYNNINERLDEPFPTTVEDLQGFWDMVCLQVKNVDALYQQIAELKANDWQELAAPVKPQPAAAATPRRARAAPPQPNEKARLAAQKREADRRAMLEHRRRVARERQLAARAAPSASGQDSQDMGIEGSQEVEIFVGKTAKPSKVAPKGDCMSADRSDDSIVDES, from the exons CGACCTACCGGACGAGGAGGACAAGAAATCGCCTGTCCTGCTCTTAGGAGTGAACAAAATCTCAGACTCGCCATCCTTCATAAGACGAAGATCTATAGAACCCCACACTTCTGGGTCCATCCGTTTCTTCAGACCACTGAAGTCAAAATACACGAGGGGACTTCAAGATGACGAGCGATTGGAGAAAATTAGGCAGGATCTGCTAGTCCATAAAAGCAAACCAGACACATACATTCCCAAAGAACATGAGGTATCCCTGGAACCAGAGGAAAGATGCTCAAAGCTCAACTGCGTAGGAAACTGCATCTGTGACAGAAAGAAGAGTTCGACACGTGGTTCCTTCTCTTTCCAACGACCTGAGCCAGGCACGACGCACTACGAGCCGGAACCCAAAGACTTCTCTGAAAACGACATCGAATTTAAGTACACCGAACACATTCCTCATTCGCAACCCTCGAGTAGCAAACAGAGCTACAATGTCACCCCAAAGTCGACGGAAAGACGCCATTTTCTATTAGCCAACCTCAACGAAAGGTTCCGAAAAACTTTGAGCTTAGATTCCAGAAAGATCGAAACGAATCGGCAACCTCTGAGCTTACCAAAAGAACAACGCCCGAAATCTCTGGTAAACACAAGTAATATCTGTGTCCAATATAAAACTGGGGAGTCTTTTGCGCCTGCAAATTTTAGTAAAGCCACGCAACCAAAGAAGAAACGTAAATCTTTTTTCTCTCTCGACACTTTCTTCGATTCCAAAAAGTCAGATACTTCATCTATAGACGATTATTGTTCGTCCAAATACAAACGGTTCGAACTCGAAAGTGATGATTCTCCTCTCTTTAAAAGAGATAACAATGAAGTGAAAACTCCTGACTTACTAAACTTGCCTGTCATAATAGATTCGGTGAGGAAAAAACAGTCTGATACGAGAAGACAGTTGGAGAAATTAGAAAACCATTATTATAAGAACATACATAAACAGACTGTGATTGACGCTGTCCCAAAAGACGCGACCAATATACAAAGCACAAGTGGGCAAACGAACCATTTATTCTTCGACGAAGACGTGGAATATATTGAGCCTATTCTTAGCACGTTCACGAGTCAAAGCACGCTAATTTTGGACAAAAATGCTTCGGAATCTCCTAACAATTTAAAACCAGACTCCATTTTGACTATAAATACTGATGAAACTGACATAAGACTGCCCAGTTCGACAGTGTCACCAAAATCCAATATTGACGATTTTGACAGCATAGGGGCGTATGAAATTGAGGTCAAAGAGTCTGATCTTGCGAAGGTAGCCAAAGATTTGACAGTTAAAGTTATGGATAAATCAGTAGATTCGATTGGCAGTTGTTCTCTAGATGTCGACGCAAGTACAGATTTTTCAG ATACCACATCCGGAAGTTTGAATCTCCTGACGCCGTCGTCAACGACCAGTAGGATCCGCGACTTCACATCTCGTCTCCAAGAGCGAGCGGCCTCCAACCTCCAGCCCAACTACCTCTCCAGCCCGACCCCGGTAGCCACACCCGTCAGGACCCCAGAAGACACCACCCCCACCCCGAGAAAACCCTACGAGAATCTCCTCAAACCACCCCCCAAACTCCATGTAGACTCCTCCAGCCACAGATCCAGAGGACACCACAAAAAAAGAGACGAAATCCCTCACAAAAAACCAAGTTACTTAAATCTCGCCTGCTCCGTCAACGGATACACGAACCTCACGACATATGACTCGAAGTTGAGACAGGATATCAATAAGAGTCGAGAAGCTTCGCCTATCAGACCGATAACACATACTTACCAGTACAGAAGTGAAAATAACTCGCTTCTCGTCCCCGTGCCCGTCAGCGCCAACAAACTGCTCGTCCCAACATTCGGGCCCCATGATACTCGCGCCGATTTGACACAGAAAGCGCCTACCAAGGCGCACACCGATCCATACCTCGCAACGTCACCCTTTAATGTCTACATGGCTGCGGAAAATAAGCAGTTGAAAAACGACTTTTTAGGCAACATGACGACTACGAGCCGTCCATACATATCCAGCGAAAGCAAGAACTTCGCGACTTCGATGCTCCACAAAACGGACGAAGTCGATAACGCGAAAGAGATAACGTTCAAATCGAGTTATTCGGAGACGAATTTTAGGAAGACTGTCTCGTCGAACGGTAAGGAGAGCAGGTTTAGTTCTGAATCCTACACGATTTCCTCGAATGGGGTCTCGAAAAGAGTCGAAATTACGAAGGAGAATGGAGAAAAGCTGACCAGCCCTATGAAGAGCTTCATACAGCAGAGAGTCGAGAGGTTGTACGGGCCTGGGGCTTTGGCGCAAGGGTTCTTCAACCAGAAACGCCACAAGCTTAAGAGCTCAAGCGAAGATGACGAGCCGAAAGTCTTAACAGAGAAGTCTTTAAACACTCCAGAAAGACTGCCGAGGAAAGTGGAAGAAGTGGAAAACGTGTGTCTCAGTCCAAACGGAGATATGGACACGAGTGTGTCCCTCCCCGTCTTGAGGCATCTGAGGCCAGAATTCCGCGCCCAATTGCCTATTCTGTCGCCAAAGAAGTGTATGAAAGACCTGTCTCCGCAGAAGATTGAAGACATTCCTAAAGTGGAAAAGACTGATGTGAAAGAAAGTGATGTAAGTGCAGTGTCGGTTACGAATGGTGTTTCTGTGATAAAGATTGACAGTGCAGTGGGGGCTGATGAGCCGGTTGTGTGCAGTGTAAATGGTGTGAAGGACCAGGTGAAGGATGCTCATTATTTCCTGGATTTGGAGAAGAAGGAGACGGAGAGACTGCTGGCCTTGGCTGCGACCGCTGAAAAGGAATTAGAAGACTTACAG AACCGAGAGGACATTAGTGAGGAGGTCCTTGGTTTCCTACGCTCTGCATCAGGCAAGGCGAGACTCCTGGCCACGCAGAAAATGCAGCAGTTTGAAG GTCTATGCTACAACAACATCAACGAGCGGCTGGACGAGCCGTTCCCCACCACAGTTGAGGACCTGCAAGGGTTCTGGGACATGGTGTGTCTCCAGGTCAAGAATGTGGACGCACTGTACCAGCAAATCGCAGAGCTCAAGGCGAACGATTGGCAGGAG CTGGCAGCCCCTGTGAAGCCGCAGCCGGCCGCCGCCGcgacgccgcgccgcgcgcgcgccgcgccgccgcagcCCAACGAGAAGGCGCGCCTCGCCGCGCAGAAGCGGGAGGCCGACAGGAGGGCCATGCTCGAACATCGCAG ACGCGTGGCCCGCGAGCGGCAGCTGGCTGCCCGCGCGGCGCCCTCCGCCAGCGGACAGGACTCCCAGGACATGGGCATCGAGGGAAGCCAG GAGGTAGAAATATTCGTCGGCAAAACAGCGAAACCATCGAAAGTGGCGCCCAAAGGCGACTGCATGAGCGCCGACAGGTCTGATGATTCGATAGTCGACGAGAGTTGA